One Simonsiella muelleri ATCC 29453 DNA window includes the following coding sequences:
- the glnD gene encoding [protein-PII] uridylyltransferase, whose product MNNIAQNLYTAKWQIMERYLANHRPWQYLRDHTHAVDLAIDALWNKIFGTNSPLALLATGGYGRQELYPHSDVDLAIVSTDELTENQKNQIIIFTQQLWNLSLSPAIKSGSLKQLCDSAQTDLTADTAFLESRYLAGSLKKAQDFQAAIHIQRDNLSFIEGKLLEMQQRHAKQPALMLEPNIKNGAGGLRDIHTMMWLAKIQNLNSHFEQLKKDKIINQIESNLLRNSHRVLAQIRIELHLAAGREENRLIFDLQNTVAANLGYGDNAQQAMEQLMRQFYRASKNILQLNQIIIPMLRGRIYAYYPRITHEINEYYYHINHQIAAKNKQIFTQKPEHIFGIVQELQRHNDLHSIAPQTLRAWWNAVQNLNDDFYNNETHRIQFLQFFQIGTGITHTMRLLNLYGVLAKYLPDWDKIVGLLQHDLFHIYPVDDHILMVLRNIRRLAIDTHSHEFPFASSLMQGFDKKYVLYLATIFHDIAKGRNGDHAKLGVADAKRFAADHKLPENDAELLAWLVEYHLLFSVVAQKQDIHDPEVIEKFCQFVDSTEKLVALYLLTVADIRGTNPQIWNTWKAQLLETLFQAASRYLAGEHAPNRQHIALNRQKQSFELLKQNFSKSQIHQLWQALGEAYFVYYDDDEVAWQLPEILENLNDSHVQIRAKADHLHIMVYMPNSERLFTRICRVISQQGLDILAAKAMITAHDFVLDEFVVQLPDYCSSDDCVNIKHRLLKKLIEFTQGKQDIRSYTTKPSRRARHQPIAPRVSLNPDTERNHWYSLDIIAINRPALLADITEVFAKHQVRLYHAKIATLADRVEDTFVIYCENLDNPNKELVFKRDLLAMVNL is encoded by the coding sequence ATGAATAACATAGCTCAAAATTTATACACCGCTAAATGGCAAATTATGGAACGCTATTTGGCAAATCATCGTCCATGGCAATATTTGCGTGACCACACACACGCAGTGGATTTGGCGATTGACGCATTGTGGAACAAGATTTTTGGCACCAATTCGCCACTGGCTTTACTGGCGACTGGCGGTTATGGACGGCAGGAATTGTATCCGCATTCAGACGTGGATTTAGCGATTGTGTCCACAGATGAATTAACAGAAAATCAAAAAAATCAAATTATTATATTCACGCAACAATTATGGAATTTGTCACTTTCCCCCGCCATCAAATCAGGCAGCCTCAAACAATTGTGCGATAGCGCACAAACCGATTTAACCGCCGATACCGCATTTTTAGAATCGCGTTATTTAGCAGGCAGCCTGAAAAAAGCACAGGATTTTCAGGCTGCTATCCACATTCAGCGCGACAATTTGTCATTTATTGAAGGCAAATTGCTGGAAATGCAGCAACGCCATGCCAAACAACCCGCACTCATGTTAGAGCCAAATATTAAAAATGGTGCAGGCGGTTTGCGCGATATTCATACAATGATGTGGTTAGCAAAAATCCAAAATCTAAATTCGCATTTTGAACAACTCAAAAAAGATAAAATCATCAACCAGATAGAATCCAATTTACTGCGTAACAGCCATCGGGTGTTGGCGCAAATTCGCATTGAATTACACTTGGCGGCCGGACGCGAAGAAAACCGCCTGATTTTTGATTTGCAAAATACAGTCGCCGCTAATTTGGGTTATGGCGATAATGCCCAACAAGCGATGGAGCAATTAATGCGCCAATTCTATCGCGCCAGTAAAAACATTCTACAATTAAATCAAATTATTATCCCAATGTTACGAGGTCGGATTTATGCGTATTATCCGCGCATTACCCACGAAATCAACGAATATTATTACCATATTAACCATCAAATTGCCGCCAAAAACAAACAAATTTTCACCCAAAAGCCTGAACACATTTTTGGTATCGTCCAAGAATTGCAACGCCACAACGATTTGCACAGCATCGCACCACAAACTTTACGCGCTTGGTGGAACGCCGTACAAAATCTCAATGACGATTTTTACAATAATGAAACGCATAGAATACAATTTTTACAATTTTTTCAAATAGGTACAGGCATAACGCATACCATGCGTTTGTTGAATTTGTATGGCGTGTTGGCAAAATATCTACCTGATTGGGACAAGATTGTCGGTTTGTTACAGCATGATTTGTTTCACATTTATCCTGTAGATGACCATATTTTGATGGTTTTACGCAATATTCGCCGTTTGGCGATTGACACACATAGCCATGAATTTCCATTTGCCAGTAGTTTGATGCAAGGTTTTGATAAAAAATATGTTTTATATTTAGCCACAATTTTTCACGACATTGCCAAAGGTCGTAACGGCGACCACGCCAAATTGGGGGTTGCCGATGCCAAACGCTTCGCCGCCGACCACAAATTACCTGAAAATGATGCCGAATTATTGGCATGGCTGGTGGAATATCATTTGCTGTTTTCAGTAGTGGCTCAAAAACAAGATATTCATGACCCTGAAGTCATTGAAAAATTTTGCCAATTTGTTGATTCAACTGAAAAATTAGTGGCATTGTATTTGTTGACGGTTGCCGATATTCGTGGCACCAATCCACAAATTTGGAATACTTGGAAAGCACAATTATTGGAAACTTTGTTTCAGGCTGCCTCGCGCTATTTGGCTGGCGAACACGCACCCAATCGCCAACATATTGCATTAAATCGCCAAAAGCAATCATTTGAATTATTAAAACAAAATTTTTCCAAATCGCAAATCCATCAGTTGTGGCAAGCCCTAGGTGAAGCCTATTTTGTTTATTACGATGATGATGAAGTGGCGTGGCAGTTGCCTGAAATACTTGAAAATCTAAATGATAGCCACGTCCAAATTCGCGCCAAAGCCGACCATTTACATATCATGGTTTATATGCCAAACAGTGAACGGCTGTTCACGCGTATTTGTCGTGTGATTAGCCAACAGGGTTTGGATATTTTGGCGGCAAAAGCAATGATTACGGCACATGATTTTGTTTTAGATGAATTTGTGGTGCAATTGCCCGATTATTGCTCAAGCGATGATTGTGTCAATATTAAGCATAGATTATTGAAAAAATTGATAGAATTTACGCAAGGTAAACAAGATATTCGCAGTTACACCACCAAACCCAGTCGCCGTGCGCGTCATCAACCTATTGCGCCACGTGTGTCATTGAACCCCGATACCGAACGTAACCATTGGTATTCATTAGATATTATTGCGATTAACCGTCCCGCTCTTTTAGCAGACATCACCGAAGTCTTCGCCAAACATCAAGTGCGTTTGTATCACGCCAAAATCGCAACATTGGCAGACCGAGTGGAGGACACATTTGTCATTTATTGTGAAAATTTAGATAACCCAAACAAAGAATTGGTGTTTAAACGCGATTTATTGGCAATGGTGAATTTGTGA
- a CDS encoding Fe-Mn family superoxide dismutase — translation MAYTLPELGYAYNALEPHFDAQTLEIHHSKHHQTYVNNANGVRETLPAEFQDLPVEEMMKRIGELPADKQMPARNNIGGHANHSFFWTLLKTGTELKGSLKEAIERDFGSVDAFKEAFEKAAQTRFASGWAWLVVENGKLAIVSTPNQDSPVMGKEIAGCSGTPLLTLDVWEHAYYLKFQNRRPEYIKTFWNVVNWDEVQRLYDSAN, via the coding sequence ATGGCTTACACATTACCTGAACTCGGTTATGCTTATAATGCATTAGAACCGCATTTTGACGCACAAACTTTGGAAATTCATCACAGCAAACATCATCAAACTTATGTGAATAATGCCAATGGTGTACGCGAAACTTTACCTGCGGAATTCCAAGATTTGCCTGTAGAAGAAATGATGAAGCGCATCGGTGAGTTGCCCGCTGACAAACAAATGCCCGCGCGTAATAACATTGGTGGTCATGCAAATCACTCATTTTTCTGGACTTTGTTAAAAACAGGTACTGAATTAAAAGGCAGCCTGAAAGAAGCCATTGAACGCGATTTCGGTAGCGTTGATGCGTTCAAAGAGGCATTCGAAAAAGCTGCGCAAACTCGTTTTGCTTCGGGTTGGGCATGGTTGGTGGTAGAAAATGGTAAGTTGGCAATCGTTTCTACGCCAAATCAGGACAGCCCTGTGATGGGTAAAGAGATTGCTGGTTGTTCTGGCACACCATTGTTGACTTTAGATGTGTGGGAACACGCGTATTATTTGAAATTCCAAAATCGCCGCCCAGAATATATTAAAACATTTTGGAATGTTGTGAATTGGGACGAAGTTCAACGCTTGTACGATTCGGCTAATTAA
- the fba gene encoding class II fructose-bisphosphate aldolase (catalyzes the reversible aldol condensation of dihydroxyacetonephosphate and glyceraldehyde 3-phosphate in the Calvin cycle, glycolysis, and/or gluconeogenesis), translated as MALVSMRQLLDHAAENSYGLPAFNVNNLEQMRAIMEAANQVNAPVIVQASAGARKYAGAPFLRHLILAAVEEFPHIPVVMHQDHGASPDVCQRSIQLGFSSVMMDGSLMEDGKTPSSYEYNVAATRKVVEFSHACGVSVEGEIGVLGNLETGEAGEEDGVGAVGKLNHDQMLTSVEDARRFVQDTGVDALAIAIGTSHGAYKFTRPPTGEVLRIDRIKEIHAALPNTHIVMHGSSSVPQEWLKIINDNGGNIGETYGVPVEEIVEGIKHGVRKVNIDTDLRLASTGAIRQFMTENPAEFDPRKYLAKTVEAMKQICIDRYLAFGCEGQADKIKPISLEKMATRYSKGELNQIIK; from the coding sequence ATGGCACTCGTATCCATGCGCCAATTATTAGACCACGCAGCAGAAAATAGTTATGGTTTACCTGCTTTTAATGTCAATAACTTAGAACAAATGCGCGCCATTATGGAAGCCGCCAATCAAGTCAATGCACCCGTCATTGTACAAGCGTCAGCAGGTGCGCGAAAATATGCAGGTGCGCCGTTTTTACGTCATTTGATTTTGGCAGCAGTGGAAGAATTTCCGCATATTCCCGTTGTGATGCACCAAGACCATGGCGCATCGCCTGATGTTTGCCAACGTTCTATCCAGTTGGGATTTAGTTCTGTGATGATGGACGGCTCATTGATGGAAGATGGCAAAACACCATCAAGCTATGAATACAATGTGGCTGCAACACGAAAAGTCGTTGAATTTTCACATGCTTGTGGCGTTTCGGTTGAGGGCGAAATTGGCGTGTTGGGCAATTTGGAAACAGGCGAAGCAGGTGAAGAAGATGGGGTTGGCGCGGTAGGCAAATTAAACCATGACCAAATGCTTACCAGTGTAGAAGATGCGCGTCGTTTCGTGCAGGATACAGGTGTGGATGCGTTGGCGATTGCAATTGGGACAAGCCATGGCGCGTATAAATTCACACGTCCGCCTACAGGAGAAGTGTTACGCATTGACCGCATTAAGGAAATTCACGCAGCTTTGCCCAATACGCATATTGTGATGCACGGTTCTAGTTCTGTGCCACAAGAATGGCTGAAAATCATCAATGACAACGGCGGCAATATTGGCGAAACTTATGGCGTACCAGTAGAAGAAATTGTGGAAGGCATCAAACATGGCGTAAGAAAAGTCAATATTGATACAGACTTACGCCTTGCTAGCACAGGCGCAATTCGTCAGTTTATGACTGAAAATCCAGCCGAATTTGATCCACGCAAATATTTAGCCAAAACCGTTGAAGCAATGAAACAAATTTGCATTGATCGTTATTTGGCATTTGGTTGCGAAGGTCAAGCCGACAAAATTAAACCCATTTCATTGGAAAAAATGGCAACGCGCTATTCAAAAGGCGAATTAAATCAAATTATTAAATAA
- a CDS encoding BCCT family transporter, translating to MMNFCNQIHQRLQQRNINTRVFMGASGIIVAILAFAVLAPKWADATFKHLQSMIVDNASWYYILTVAIILLTTVYLGISRYGNIKLGLDHSKPEYSNFSWFAMLFSAGMGIGLMFFGVAEPVMHFLSPPLGQGGDVQAARQAMRLTFFHWGLHAWAIYAIVALILAFFAYRHHLPLTLRSALYPLIGERIYGKWGDIMDIFAVVGTLFGVATSLGYGVLQVNTGLNYLFPNLISVNVPTQIVLIIAVTGLATWSVVSGLDKGVKFLSELNLGLAVLLLFFVLITGSTIFLLQAFVQNVGHYASNIVSMTFNMYAYEKTTWFGGWTILYWGWWLSWSPFVGLFIAKISHGRTIRQFVTGVLLVPTGFTFLWMTVFGNTAIDMILNKHIHQLGEIVNKDVSLALFAMFEHLPFSTVLTSVGLLMVVVFFVTSADSGALVMDMLCANGQGSKGVGYRIYWSSGAGVVAIVLLLVGGLGALQTMTIASALPFVTALMVAMYGLMKALYIDAQKMEVQQLSLTTPLPAMGSGAWRERLHVIMDFPNHERVSQFIDSTVHEACQEVCDELQHNGVEAQVSSHKSGNVVLSIPAQQPEDLPFTYKVKMVAYVKPTVSQQYLHAQDAPEEHKYYRAEVHLTQGGQDYDIMAWSKEGVINDIIQQYHTHMHFLHRIR from the coding sequence ATGATGAATTTTTGCAACCAAATCCACCAGCGTTTACAACAACGCAATATCAATACGCGCGTTTTTATGGGCGCATCGGGCATTATTGTGGCTATTTTGGCATTTGCGGTACTGGCACCAAAATGGGCAGATGCCACGTTTAAACATTTACAATCCATGATTGTGGACAATGCCAGTTGGTACTACATTTTAACGGTTGCCATTATTTTATTGACCACTGTTTATTTGGGAATTTCGCGCTATGGCAATATCAAATTAGGCTTAGACCATTCCAAACCTGAATACAGCAATTTTTCATGGTTTGCTATGCTGTTTTCGGCAGGCATGGGGATTGGTTTGATGTTTTTTGGTGTGGCTGAACCTGTGATGCACTTTTTGTCACCACCATTGGGACAAGGTGGCGATGTTCAGGCAGCCAGACAAGCAATGCGTTTGACGTTTTTCCATTGGGGCTTACACGCTTGGGCGATTTATGCCATTGTGGCATTGATTTTGGCATTTTTTGCTTATCGGCATCATTTGCCATTGACGTTACGTTCTGCGCTGTATCCGTTAATTGGCGAAAGGATTTACGGCAAATGGGGTGATATAATGGATATTTTCGCGGTGGTGGGGACGCTGTTTGGTGTGGCGACTTCGCTCGGTTATGGCGTATTGCAAGTGAATACGGGGCTGAATTATCTGTTTCCAAACTTAATTTCGGTTAATGTTCCGACACAAATTGTGCTGATTATTGCGGTAACGGGTTTGGCGACATGGTCGGTGGTCAGCGGTTTGGATAAAGGTGTGAAATTTTTGTCTGAATTAAATTTGGGGTTGGCAGTGCTGTTGCTGTTTTTTGTACTGATAACGGGTTCTACTATATTTTTATTACAGGCTTTTGTACAAAATGTGGGGCATTATGCATCTAATATTGTCAGCATGACTTTCAATATGTATGCCTACGAAAAAACCACGTGGTTTGGCGGTTGGACGATTTTGTATTGGGGTTGGTGGTTGAGTTGGTCGCCATTTGTGGGGTTGTTTATTGCGAAAATTTCGCATGGTCGTACGATTCGTCAATTTGTAACTGGCGTACTGCTTGTACCGACTGGTTTTACCTTTTTGTGGATGACAGTATTTGGTAACACGGCAATTGACATGATTTTAAATAAACACATTCATCAATTGGGTGAAATTGTGAATAAAGACGTATCATTGGCTTTATTTGCGATGTTTGAACATCTACCATTTTCTACCGTTTTAACCAGTGTGGGTTTGTTGATGGTGGTGGTATTTTTCGTAACCTCGGCAGATTCGGGCGCGTTGGTCATGGATATGTTGTGCGCCAATGGTCAAGGCAGCAAAGGCGTGGGTTATCGGATTTATTGGTCATCTGGTGCAGGTGTGGTGGCAATTGTGCTTCTGTTGGTGGGCGGATTGGGTGCGTTGCAAACCATGACAATTGCAAGTGCATTACCATTTGTAACCGCATTGATGGTGGCAATGTATGGATTGATGAAAGCGTTGTACATTGATGCACAAAAAATGGAAGTACAACAATTGAGTTTAACCACGCCTTTACCTGCAATGGGCAGCGGTGCATGGCGTGAACGTTTACACGTCATCATGGATTTTCCCAATCATGAACGTGTGAGCCAATTTATTGACAGCACGGTACACGAGGCCTGTCAAGAAGTGTGTGATGAATTACAACATAATGGCGTAGAAGCACAAGTGAGTAGTCATAAGTCGGGTAATGTGGTATTAAGTATTCCAGCACAGCAGCCTGAAGATTTGCCATTCACTTACAAAGTAAAAATGGTGGCTTACGTCAAACCTACTGTTTCACAACAATATTTACACGCGCAAGACGCACCCGAAGAGCATAAATATTACCGCGCCGAAGTGCATCTAACTCAAGGTGGACAAGATTACGACATCATGGCATGGAGTAAAGAAGGTGTAATTAATGATATTATTCAGCAATATCATACGCATATGCACTTTTTGCATCGGATTCGTTGA
- a CDS encoding ABC transporter ATP-binding protein, translating into MIKIKNLNFHYDNRQVLHDINVELSAGSITGLIGPNGAGKSTLMRCMAGLEQPTDGMVLLNGTPILDNPRKSFAQLGYLPDIFGLPEGLTVVQCLTYAAKSRGLPDNQLAQAVSETLQLLGLSNKVYEKVNALSRGQKQRVGIGQVIVHQPKFLLLDEPASGLDPEARHELSLLLLKLKTQGMTMLVSSHILSELDEYCTHMLVIKNGQIQAHQALHDEQQNSHQTLLLKFFRLPENGINQIQQIDLIKNIESKPDGVWVQLAQGENNRVALIRELVARDLPLSEVQTVKTSLLQSYQDSLNIRKG; encoded by the coding sequence ATGATTAAAATTAAAAATCTAAATTTTCATTACGATAACCGCCAAGTTTTACATGATATTAATGTGGAATTGAGTGCAGGCAGCATCACGGGATTGATTGGGCCAAACGGTGCAGGCAAATCTACGTTGATGCGCTGCATGGCGGGACTGGAGCAGCCTACCGATGGTATGGTATTACTCAATGGCACACCGATTTTGGACAATCCACGTAAGAGCTTTGCACAATTGGGTTATCTGCCTGATATCTTTGGGCTGCCTGAAGGTTTGACGGTGGTACAATGTTTGACTTACGCGGCAAAATCTCGTGGTTTACCTGACAATCAGTTGGCACAAGCCGTGAGTGAAACACTGCAACTGTTGGGTTTAAGCAACAAAGTTTACGAAAAAGTGAATGCGTTATCGCGTGGACAAAAACAACGCGTAGGCATCGGACAAGTGATTGTACATCAACCTAAATTTCTGCTACTGGACGAACCCGCAAGCGGTCTTGACCCTGAAGCACGGCACGAATTATCGTTGCTGTTGCTGAAACTCAAGACACAGGGCATGACAATGCTGGTTTCTAGCCATATTTTGTCGGAGCTGGACGAATATTGTACGCATATGTTGGTGATTAAAAACGGACAAATTCAAGCGCATCAAGCCTTACACGATGAACAACAAAATTCACATCAAACCTTATTACTCAAATTTTTCAGGCTGCCTGAAAACGGCATCAATCAAATTCAACAAATTGATTTAATTAAAAATATAGAATCAAAACCCGATGGCGTTTGGGTACAATTGGCACAAGGTGAAAATAATCGTGTGGCGTTGATTCGGGAATTGGTGGCGCGAGATTTACCGCTTTCGGAAGTGCAAACGGTCAAAACTTCACTGTTACAAAGTTATCAAGACAGCCTGAATATTCGTAAAGGATAA
- the panB gene encoding 3-methyl-2-oxobutanoate hydroxymethyltransferase, whose amino-acid sequence MININTLRNMKTNGDKIAMLTCYDASFAALMNRAGVDMLLIGDSLGMAVQGKSSTLPVTLDEMCYHTAAVSRGNTHAMIVADLPFGAYQKSKEQAFEAAAKLMAAGAHMVKLEGGAVMAQTTQFLQERAIPVCAHIGLTPQYVNVFGGYKVQGRGDAAAAILADAHAHERAGAAMILMECVPNELARQITESVKCPTIGIGAGVDTDGQVLVMHDMLGVFNGKTAKFVKNFMDGQTSIQAAVESYVHAVKDKSFPSAEFTFGD is encoded by the coding sequence ATGATTAATATCAATACATTGCGAAATATGAAAACCAACGGTGACAAAATTGCCATGCTCACTTGCTACGATGCCAGTTTTGCAGCGTTGATGAATCGTGCTGGCGTGGATATGCTGTTGATTGGCGATTCACTGGGTATGGCGGTACAAGGCAAATCGTCTACGCTACCCGTTACGCTGGACGAAATGTGCTACCACACCGCCGCCGTGTCGCGTGGCAACACCCACGCCATGATTGTGGCGGATTTGCCATTTGGCGCATACCAAAAAAGCAAAGAGCAAGCATTTGAAGCAGCAGCCAAATTAATGGCAGCAGGCGCACACATGGTCAAATTAGAAGGCGGAGCAGTTATGGCACAAACCACCCAATTTTTGCAAGAACGTGCCATTCCCGTTTGTGCCCATATCGGTTTGACGCCACAATATGTGAATGTGTTTGGCGGCTACAAAGTACAAGGGCGTGGTGATGCCGCCGCCGCAATATTGGCAGATGCACACGCCCATGAGCGTGCAGGTGCTGCAATGATTTTAATGGAATGCGTTCCCAATGAATTGGCTCGACAGATTACAGAATCGGTAAAATGTCCCACAATTGGCATTGGTGCTGGGGTAGATACTGATGGGCAAGTTTTGGTAATGCATGATATGTTGGGCGTTTTCAATGGCAAAACCGCGAAATTTGTGAAAAACTTTATGGACGGACAAACCAGTATTCAGGCTGCTGTAGAAAGTTACGTTCACGCCGTGAAAGACAAAAGTTTTCCAAGTGCTGAATTCACATTTGGTGATTAA
- a CDS encoding glutamate-5-semialdehyde dehydrogenase, translating to MQNYITQIAQQAKAAFYELANADSAAKNFALLRLAELIGEHESALLAANAQDIELAKQKNLSDAMIDRLKISSGSLKNMIDGLQQIAALPDPIGEMDEFRLRPNGLRIGKMRVPLGVIGMIYEARPNVTIDAAALCLKSGNACILRGGSEAFSSNMALAKLIKQALKEAKLPENAVCFVENTDRESVGAMLQAVDLIDVIIPRGGKNLVARVTEQARVPVIKHLDGICHIYVDESADSNKAINIVFNAKTSRCGTCNTVETLLIHQNRAAELLPNIAAKLAEKNVEMRGCERTREILPDIQAACEEDWATEYLALILSIKIVDDFGAAVSHINQYGSHHTDSIITENYTRANQFLRLVDSASVMVNASTRFADGFEYGLGAEIGISTDKIHVRGPVGLHGLTSQKWVVLGDGQIR from the coding sequence ATGCAAAACTACATTACCCAAATCGCGCAACAAGCCAAAGCCGCCTTTTACGAATTGGCAAACGCCGACAGCGCAGCCAAAAATTTCGCTCTGTTGCGTTTAGCTGAATTGATTGGCGAACATGAATCTGCTCTGCTGGCTGCCAATGCACAAGATATTGAATTAGCAAAACAAAAAAATTTATCAGATGCCATGATTGACCGTTTGAAAATCAGTTCAGGCAGCCTGAAAAACATGATTGACGGTTTACAACAAATCGCTGCTTTGCCTGATCCGATTGGTGAAATGGACGAATTTCGTTTGCGCCCCAATGGGTTACGCATCGGTAAAATGCGCGTACCGCTTGGCGTCATTGGCATGATTTACGAAGCACGTCCAAATGTAACCATTGACGCAGCGGCATTGTGTTTAAAATCGGGCAATGCCTGCATATTGCGTGGGGGCAGTGAAGCTTTTAGCAGCAATATGGCGTTAGCAAAATTAATTAAACAGGCGTTAAAAGAAGCTAAACTGCCTGAAAATGCAGTATGTTTTGTAGAAAATACTGACCGCGAAAGTGTAGGTGCAATGCTGCAAGCAGTTGATTTAATTGATGTGATTATTCCACGTGGTGGCAAAAATTTGGTGGCACGAGTTACCGAGCAAGCGCGTGTGCCTGTGATTAAGCATTTGGACGGCATTTGCCACATTTATGTGGACGAGTCCGCCGACAGCAACAAAGCAATTAATATTGTGTTCAACGCCAAAACATCGCGTTGCGGTACGTGTAACACAGTAGAAACGCTGCTGATTCATCAAAATCGTGCGGCAGAGTTATTGCCTAACATTGCGGCAAAATTAGCCGAGAAAAACGTGGAAATGCGTGGCTGCGAGCGTACGCGCGAAATTTTGCCCGATATTCAGGCAGCCTGCGAAGAAGATTGGGCAACCGAATATTTGGCGTTGATTTTGTCAATTAAGATTGTAGATGATTTTGGTGCGGCAGTTTCACATATTAATCAATATGGTAGTCATCACACCGACAGCATCATCACCGAAAATTACACGCGTGCAAACCAATTTTTGCGCTTAGTAGACAGTGCAAGTGTCATGGTCAATGCGTCCACGCGTTTTGCTGATGGTTTTGAATATGGTTTGGGTGCTGAAATCGGTATTTCTACCGATAAAATTCATGTACGAGGTCCTGTGGGTTTGCATGGTTTGACCTCACAAAAATGGGTGGTGTTAGGCGATGGTCAAATCCGCTAA